The Micropterus dolomieu isolate WLL.071019.BEF.003 ecotype Adirondacks linkage group LG11, ASM2129224v1, whole genome shotgun sequence genomic interval ATTAAGGTCACAGCTGTAAAAActtaaaacacaaaagagaaCTTTCTACTGACTCTGAAAAACACTAAATGAAAGATGCCCAGGGTCTCTTCATCTCATCTGTGTGAACGTGCCTTTGGTATGCTGCAAGGAAGCATTAGGACTGCCGATGTTGCCAGAGCAATAAGggcctttggtgtaagagacccTGGTTCAATTCCCtttccctgagcaaaacacttaacccctagtagcttcagaggcgtgcaacctcggacataacaattgtaagtcgctttggataagaGTGTCAGCTAATAGATGGGTGTACAATAAAATGCAATGTCTGTACTGTGAGATGCCTAAGAAAACACtacagggagacaggaaggacagctgATCGTTCTGGCAGTGGCACTCCACATGTGACAACACCTGCACAGGACCACACCAGATTTTTACAGattacttttgattttgaccaCCCCcccttgttcagggacacatttttccatttctgtttcttacatgtctgtgaaactttgttcagtttatgtcttagttgttgaatctttttatgttcatacaaaTTATACAGttgctaaaaataaaagcagtcgTTACTGAGaggatgtttctttttttgctgagtgtgtatatatatatatatatatatacacacacacacacacacacacacacacactgtatatgcAACTTATGATAATTCACTCAAGTGAATATGCCAACTATTGTTTatacaattaattgattattaaaagaattgaattttctgttgatcaattAATTGTCACTGTACTAAAAGATACATCTACCAATGTCATTTACATTACAAGTTTATTTATACATCACACAAGATTATAAGCTGATGTTCCCATATGAAGCATTAAAGCTATTTAAGTTTTAACACTTCAGCCATTTGCCTGCAACAGACAGCACACTGACATACTACAAAACAGTGATGAAAAAGTTTTACAACTTGTGTCACAGCATGCCATGGAAACACTAATCATTTTATGAACCGTTTTAATAACTTTCAAGCATTTACAGAATAATCACCCACACATTCATGACTGGCCCGTTGACACGGTCCATTCAGCAATCTGAAGAATTGTTGAGAAAactgtaacttttttttatgaAGGTTTCACTCAGTCATCGTGCTTCAGCTTCCTGATCTTTCCCTTGTGGCGGTCAATCTCGCGCTGCAGACGTTCAATCTCCATTTTGTGGTGGTCAATTTCCTCCTGGTGATGCTGCTTCAATGCAGccagctgctcctgctccttACGCCTTATGTGCAGATGGACAGATATAATGATGGAGGAGCAAAATAAACAGTgggaaaagagagggagggaacgGACAGTGGACAAAGAggattttaattaaaacacaatttgGTGACTTAGAGGTTTGGGGTCCATGATTTAGAAAGATGTAACAGAGCTAACACTCTCAGTCCACATTTGGTTGCTGTAATGGAAAGACAAGCATACTTGAAGTACATCTCCTCCTCAGCGGCCTGCTTCTTCCCCATGGCTCCACCTGCCTCTCTGATGGACCCTCCACCGCCACCACCTTTACCTGCACCTTTACCGAGCTCACCCAGCTGAGTCGGGCAGGGAAGCAGTCAAAACGAAAATGTTTAGTATACATTTAGAGGTGTTAAGGGCTTTGCTCTGTAGACATGTATCAAAGAGACAGACTTCAAATTAGCAAAGTTAATTTCgttcctgtttttttaaatattaagaCTGTGATATATTAAGGTAGAGTCAGTTGGACGCAATGAAACTGACCCCTTTCTCAAGGTCAATTTTCAGTTTACTTCACAAAGAGGAAAGAgcttcttttgttgttgttttttaacgtGATAGAGGTATTTGGAACAGACCAGAAACTGTCTGAGTGACAACTACACAACCACAACCTCAGAGGACAAACCAACTCATAGAActtaattattttctaaatgaaCTGGTTTGGAGGCAACTACtcgtgtattttattttgacaaaactTGATTAAAATGAATCCCTGCTCATTTATCCTCGACATTGTTGTGAATCTCTCCCACTGATCAATGCCCTAAAACTTGATTTCTACTAAATTCCTCTAAACTACAATCATGTCACCGTCAGTTTTTTTTACCTGCTTGTCATAAAGGCTTTCAGTTAGGCACGACGattaagctaacgttaactcaTTTAAAAGGATTCACACACATGACAGAGTAACGTTACAAAAAAGTGATCTTCACATCAAGTGGTTTATTTTCAGGAGGTATTTTACCTGGTCGGATGACATTCTCAGCTGTGAAGTGACAAAACTCCTGATGTTAGGCCTTAAAAACCTCGCCATGTTTGACTATCATatgaaaacaacactgacagCAACTTGCCCTTGTCCCCCAAAATTACGCCACAGGACAGCGCCATTATTAGTCAGACGGGGGTGACGACACGAGCGTGACGCTGTTGTAATGAGAAACCGAGGTACTTAACAATTCATTTAATGATACATTGTTACATGACGCTACCAAATTAGTTTCTATATACGTAACAAGTAATTAAATATAGTGTAAGGAAAAATACCGTGTCCCTTTTTGATAATGGTATGGTCTCAAAAATGGACAGCGTGACTCCGCACGTTTTTTTACGTAGTCGCTGACTGCACGTTCATATCAGACGTTTAAGTTGGAGATTTTACCATGCAAAACCCTTTTATACAGTCACATACATGCATTATTGAATCTCTTACAATCTATTAATCTAGTTAtactattaaaaacattatgtaacacttaaaatttgtttcttttatcattttacaCAGGGTTTCAGTCTCCTTCAGGCAGCACACACAATACATACAAATAGTTCTAATTAGAACAGAATagaaatatatgtatattttttacaGTTATATACATAATTATACAAAAGGTAGCAATATGATGCAAAAACCAGCATAACAAATTTCCAAGTCATTTATTTATGGAGTTTGAAGTGAATTTATTAATGTTAACAACACCCTGGCTGCTTCTTTTTGTCTGAATTACTGTTTAAATAATTGTCGTCAC includes:
- the atp5if1b gene encoding ATPase inhibitor B, mitochondrial, yielding MARFLRPNIRSFVTSQLRMSSDQLGELGKGAGKGGGGGGSIREAGGAMGKKQAAEEEMYFKRKEQEQLAALKQHHQEEIDHHKMEIERLQREIDRHKGKIRKLKHDD